From one Salvelinus sp. IW2-2015 linkage group LG11, ASM291031v2, whole genome shotgun sequence genomic stretch:
- the LOC111970212 gene encoding nck-associated protein 5-like isoform X3, protein MESEEPELRECDEAFESDEGNVESYLEEPESSRELLERLKELEAENSALALANESQREAYERCLDEVANHVVQALLNQKDLREECIKLKMRVFDLERQNKTLTELFAQKLHPQASHLQQLQLVSVSEHSTEPSTEPLTMDSDKLLVSKNQGGLKSNGDRTQNGSAASARATSMEALSPFFKKKAHILEVLRKLEESDPLKFHPSSCLSPHHDLGQALVSMERDQISLMSSEALPAPQRSVAHPSSRCRHSSSDSDIHDYANGEGALQEDHAQQQQHGGCQSCHILSQKSSLDSLLKCAQGHGTSHQARVEILNRQACAEDQGALAQSTSPPQAAALSHLLSADSTNQCYMHKTALDFLERTPEGLGSSDPFLSLLIQANLNGMLGQEPRKLQKHTDKQPSGKVQPSHSEDIKHIKAVMATSQSQNEDSPEECCYLEVEAAAHNVNNSLHSSTSHTDHVETEPGYLKEQEVSDQICNGLYFSNETSVSKKVAVESYSPALVPERNSSAQALPPSGKSKLALSPTSPSSGLSEVKPSPISSPSRLLKFLKIPPGINQAQPGNPLRLSPQLTRSSKIPCRNNNNYEVYHSPILTCKATTTEREKQPSSSSSKTDPYPATHSAPTSPPKSEDIVDTPPMAKEIAFSSHFVPKPSVSTKAPPSSHAQRGSQKVPQYENVCPSDGTPQFLEDLKTSQYLPYPQPEGPVEKQCQQDENLLSPPSSQHPDSSPGTADQDFSDQDTDSESPVWHKPNQHFSLPSLSSSAVSKKKAHSSHPSYSSMRDRHQEHRAAPEPSQQNCEPAQPTQCSARRGDPKRLVQGKTPQSESSHQPFKERLAALGKMKSTEDLPVGAQSVDKKDAQSNLGKPPTNNIEKSKTAERQGERTGAEQHRNQKSTDSLEGKPYPKTSLGSHTRVIGPIHESGTKSSATPSLIPKGEQETPFSPRIYVAKXEGPKIKMGTSSSNTETPPVVRSYGKCPITQSHHSKTAXSPQNSPTKVPSKSPSKVGQASSYPRGVKPIPEDRALAHRNPHRPEDKTKLPAGKKKTFGHAESFPPPPLPPRPSTEAIAKEDKKPYSSGPPVLQSAIEQKVMRGIKENMLKLQEQDRGQVAEPKQKASNGIASWFGLRKSKLPALSRKPEVSKLKNNMSSSPSSSSASGGGAKDSKSGGPRKVVESLNISKLMEKAEDLRKALEEERAYVNRVGMDLSGRGHSCEVVMDQTQGQLSLMYRGMTAENFMQQLLNSPSTSCSGNRVEERGAIPTTFGMTHRHLSFDSKRSRPNFSHQRNGISHTKSRDEMAQGSVMIGKDEVTSEESLAESISSQHFTGSGASMRTLDSGIGTFPMPDYASSMAGKSFPKGKPQGEQGFSCSQGKHGAMMKVPRKAHTLEKELSSLDEVNPFVLYDSGLEGKGTNMHLSSTIHKDIDAYGAHMQNPLTKNWTFPNLKGSAGATDVYLDVQGDLGTPSRRSLKQCAPQRPLATDPGSLPLPLQTGLSRRGKGRTPSASEVGKDGGLELVKERPEDLQSLRETPESLSDSLYDSLSSCGSQG, encoded by the exons AGCAATGGGGACCGCACACAGAACGGGTCAGCCGCATCGGCCCGGGCCACCTCCATGGAGGCCCTGTCTCCGTTTTTCAAGAAGAAAGCACACATCCTAGAGGTCCTGCGCAAGCTGGAGGAGTCAGACCCACTCAAGTTCCACCCCTCCTCCTGCCTGTCCCCCCACCATGACCTGGGCCAGGCGCTGGTCTCCATGGAGAGAGACCAGATATCCCTGATGTCCTCTGAGGCGTTACCTGCCCCACAGCGCTCGGTGGCACACCCATCGTCACGCTGCCGCCACTCCAGCTCTGACTCAGACATTCACGATTATGCCAATGGAGAAGGGGCTCTCCAAGAGGACCATGCCCAGCAACAACAACACGGGGGCTGTCAGTCCTGCCACATACTCTCCCAGAAGAGCAGCCTGGACAGCCTGCTGAAGTGTGCCCAGGGCCACGGTACCTCACACCAGGCCAGAGTGGAGATCCTTAACAGGCAGGCCTGTGCAGAGGACCAGGGGGCATTGGCACAGAGCACAAGCCCTCCCCAGGCAGCGGCTCTTTCCCACCTCCTCTCTGCTGACAGCACAAACCAGTGCTACATGCACAAAACAGCTTTGGACTTTCTAGAGCGCACTCCAGAAGGTCTGGGTTCTTCTGATCCTTTCCTCTCCTTGCTAATCCAAGCCAACCTCAACGGGATGCTAGGGCAGGAGCCCAGGAAgttacaaaaacacacagacaagcaaCCGTCCGGCAAGGTACAGCCCTCTCACAGTGAGGATATAAAGCacataaaggctgtcatggcaacGTCGCAGAGCCAGAACGAGGACAGTCCGGAAGAGTGCTGCTACCTGGAAGTAGAGGCAGCGGCACACAATGTGAACAACAGCCTGCACTCTTCTACCTCACACACAGACCATGTTGAGACTGAACCAGGATATCTCAAGGAGCAGGAAGTGAGTGATCAGATCTGCAACGGGCTCTACTTCTCCAATGAAACGTCTGTCTCCAAGAAGGTGGCGGTGGAATCTTACTCTCCAGCCCTAGTGCCTGAGAGGAACAGCTCAGCTCAGGCCCTGCCTCCCTCTGGGAAGAGCAAGCTTGCACTCagccccacctctccctcctcaggTCTGAGTGAAGTCAAGCCCTCCCCTATCTCCTCCCCGTCCCGGCTGCTCAAGTTCCTGAAGATCCCTCCGGGGATCAACCAGGCACAACCAGGCAACCCCCTCCGTCTAAGTCCCCAGCTCACCCGCAGCTCCAAGATCCCCTGCAGGAACAACAACAACTATGAGGTGTACCACTCTCCCATCCTGACCTGCAAAGCCACcaccacagagagggagaagcagccatcctcatcctcctccaaaACAGACCCCTACCCTGCCACGCACTCCGCCCCCACCTCCCCACCCAAATCAGAGGACATTGTGGACACCCCTCCCATGGCCAAGGAGATTGCTTTCAGCAGCCACTTTGTGCCCAAACCCAGCGTCAGCACAAAGGCACCCCCCTCCTCTCATGCACAAAGGGGCTCTCAGAAGGTACCACAATATGAGAATGTCTGCCCCTCAGATGGGACGCCCCAGTTCCTGGAGGATCTTAAGACGTCCCAATACCTCCCTTACCCCCAACCYGAGGGTCCTGTAGAGAAGCAGTGTCAGCAAGATGAGAACCTCCTCAGCCCCCCGTCTTCACAGCACCCTGACTCGTCCCCAGGGACGGCTGACCAGGACTTCTCTGACCAGGACACTGACTCAGAAAGCCCCGTCTGGCACAAGCCAAACCAACACTTCAGCCTCCCCTCCTTGTCCTCCTCCGCCGTCAGTAAAAAAAAAGCACACAGTAGTCACCCCAGCTACTCCAGCATGAGAGACAGGCATCAGGAGCACCGTGCAGCTccggagcccagccaacagaactGTGAACCTGCCCAGCCAACCCAGTGTTCAGCCAGGCGAGGTGACCCCAAGAGACTGGTGCAGGGCAAGACTCCCCAGAGTGAGTCCAGTCACCAGCCCTTCAAAGAGCGCCTGGCTGCTTTGGGGAAAATGAAGAGCACAGAAGATCTGCCAGTAGGTGCACAGTCCGTGGACAAGAAGGATGCACAAAGTAACCTAGGTAAACCCCCCACCAACAATATTGAGAAAAGCAAGACCGCTGAAAGGCAAGGTGAGAGAACTGGAGCAGAGCAGCACAGAAATCAGAAATCCACTGATTCCCTGGAAGGGAAGCCCTACCCCAAAACCAGCCTCGGCAGTCACACTAGGGTGATAGGTCCAATACATGAATCGGGCACCAAATCCTCAGCCACCCCATCATTGATACCCAAGGGCGAGCAGGAGACACCGTTTTCTCCCAGGATATATGTAGCAAAAKCAGAGGGTCCAAAGATCAAGATGGGCACATCATCCTCCAACACAGAGACTCCTCCAGTGGTTCGCAGCTAtgggaaatgccccatcacccaGAGCCACCACAGTAAAACTGCCYCCAGCCCACAAAACAGTCCCACTAAAGTCCCGTCAAAGTCCCCTTCAAAGGTAGGTCAAGCTTCCTCTTATCCCAGAGGGGTCAAACCCATTCCTGAGGACCGTGCCCTGGCTCACAGAAACCCACATCGGCCGGAAGACAAAACCAAGCTCCCGGCCGGCAAGAAGAAGACCTTTGGCCATGCAGAGAGCTTCCCGCCTCCCCCTCTGCCACCACGGCCATCTACTGAAGCCATCGCAAAAGAGGACAAAAAGCCGTACTCGTCTGGCCCACCCGTGCTCCAGTCTGCCATTGAGCAGAAGGTAATGCGTGGCATCAAGGAAAACATGCTGAAGCTGCAGGAGCAGGACCGGGGCCAGGTGGCCGAGCCAAAGCAGAAGGCCTCCAATGGCATCGCCAGCTGGTTCGGCCTGAGGAAGAGCAAGCTCCCCGCCCTCAGCCGTAAACCAGAAGTGTCCAAGCTCAAGAACAACATGTCGTCCTCTCCTTCGTCGTCCTCTGCCTCCGGCGGAGGGGCTAAGGACTCTAAGTCAGGTGGGCCCCGGAAGGTGGTGGAGAGCCTGAACATCTCCAAGCTGATGGAGAAGGCAGAGGACCTGCGGAAGGCGCTGGAAGAGGAGCGGGCATATGTGAACAGGGTCGGGATGGACCTCTCTGGCAGAGGCCACTCTTGTGAGGTGGTGATGGACCAGACCCAGGGCCAACTGTCACTCATGTACAGAGGAATGACCGCAGAGAACTTCATGCAGCAGCTCCTCAACAG TCCCTCGACGTCTTGTTCTGGAAACAGGGTGGAAGAAAGGGGAGCTATACCTACCACCTTTGGAATGACACACAGACACCTCTCCTTTGACTCTAAGAGGTCGCGACCCAACTTCAGTCACCAGAGGAACGGGATCAGCCACACCAAGAGCAGGGACGAGATGGCCCAG GGTTCAGTTATGATCGGCAAGGATGAGGTCACATCAGAAGAGAGCTTGGCAGAGTCCATTAGTTCTCAGCATTTCACAG GTTCTGGGGCCTCCATGCGCACCCTCGACAGTGGCATTGGCACGTTTCCCATGCCAGACTACGCCAGTAGCATGGCAGGGAAGAGCTTCCCTAAGGGGAAGCCACAGGGAGAGCAAGGGTTTTCTTGCTCACAGGGGAAACATGGGGCCATGATGAAGGTTCCGCGTAAAGCCCATACACTGGAGAAAGAGCTGTCATCTCTGGATGAAGTCAACCCGTTTGTCCTGTATGACTCAGGGCTGGAGGGAAAAGGTACCAACATGCACCTGTCCAGTACAATCCACAAGG ATATAGATGCCTACGGAGCTCATATGCAAAATCCCCTCACCAAGAACTGGACCTTTCCCAATCTGAAAGGCTCTGCGGGAGCCACTGATGTTTACCTGGATGTGCAGGGAGACCTGGGGACCCCATCCAGAAGG AGTTTGAAACAGTGTGCCCCCCAGCGCCCCCTGGCCACTGACCCAGGCAGCCTCCCCCTGCCACTCCAGACAGGGCTCAGCCGGCGGGGTAAGGGGCGGACGCCCAGCGCCTCGGAGGTGGGGAAGGACGGAGGGCTGGAGCTGGTGAAGGAGAGACCAGAGGACCTCCAGTCCCTGAGAGAGACGCCTGAATCCCTCAGTGACTCCCTCTATGACAGCCTGTCCTCCTGTGGCAGCCAGGGCTAG